Proteins found in one Deltaproteobacteria bacterium IMCC39524 genomic segment:
- a CDS encoding ABC transporter permease — translation MSTFFREVLWLRLRRNRMAMAGAAIVLAMFFLAILAPVIGRDPGAIDIAHRLQPPGLAYPLGTDDLGRDVLVRILYGARISLLVGFVAVGIATFIGILLGAMAGYYGRWIDALIMRFVDIMLCFPTFFLILAVIAFLKPSIWNIMIIIGLTSWMGVARLVRAEFLSLRERDFVLAARAIGAKDARIIFRHILPNAISPVLVSATLGVAGAILTESALSFLGIGVQPPTPSWGNMLISGKQTLGTAWWLSVFPGMAILITVLGYNLLGEGLRDAMDPRIKD, via the coding sequence ATGTCCACTTTTTTTCGTGAAGTTCTCTGGCTGCGCTTAAGGCGCAACCGCATGGCCATGGCTGGTGCAGCTATTGTGCTGGCTATGTTTTTTCTCGCCATTCTAGCGCCGGTTATCGGCCGTGACCCAGGGGCTATCGATATTGCCCACAGATTGCAGCCACCTGGCCTCGCTTATCCTCTCGGTACCGACGACCTCGGTCGAGACGTTCTGGTCCGCATCCTTTATGGTGCAAGAATCTCCCTGTTAGTCGGTTTCGTGGCTGTCGGTATCGCTACCTTTATCGGTATCCTGCTTGGCGCAATGGCTGGTTATTACGGTCGCTGGATCGACGCATTAATTATGCGATTTGTCGATATCATGCTCTGCTTCCCGACCTTCTTCCTGATTCTCGCGGTCATTGCCTTCCTTAAACCGTCCATCTGGAACATCATGATTATTATCGGCTTGACCAGCTGGATGGGGGTTGCGCGACTGGTGCGCGCTGAATTCCTTTCCCTGCGTGAACGTGATTTTGTTCTTGCGGCAAGAGCGATAGGGGCAAAAGATGCCCGGATTATTTTTCGCCACATCCTCCCCAATGCGATTTCTCCCGTACTGGTCTCAGCAACGCTTGGTGTCGCAGGTGCCATCCTGACCGAGAGCGCACTCTCTTTCCTCGGTATCGGTGTGCAGCCGCCAACACCATCATGGGGCAACATGCTGATTTCCGGTAAACAAACCCTCGGCACCGCATGGTGGCTCTCCGTTTTCCCCGGCATGGCGATTCTGATTACAGTGCTTGGTTACAACCTCCTGGGTGAGGGGCTTCGCGACGCTATGGACCCGAGGATAAAGGATTAG
- a CDS encoding thioesterase family protein gives MDGFNFIIPYTVRVVDVNYGAHVANSAVLNFFQDARIAYLKNLGDYSEMDIGKGCGIILPEAHVKYLAEMFLGDELLIGARITNVSRSSFTMCYRIERDGEATAEGETVLICFDYEKRKPRRLDAVFIEKVDAFET, from the coding sequence ATGGACGGATTCAATTTCATCATCCCTTACACCGTTCGCGTCGTCGATGTTAACTACGGCGCACACGTTGCGAACTCCGCCGTGCTGAATTTTTTCCAGGATGCCCGTATCGCTTACCTGAAAAACCTAGGCGATTACTCGGAAATGGATATCGGCAAGGGTTGCGGCATCATCCTTCCGGAAGCCCATGTTAAGTATCTGGCCGAAATGTTCCTCGGTGATGAGCTGTTGATCGGGGCGAGGATCACCAATGTCAGCCGCTCGTCTTTTACAATGTGCTACCGGATAGAGCGTGATGGCGAAGCGACCGCCGAAGGGGAGACTGTGCTGATCTGTTTTGATTATGAGAAGCGAAAGCCAAGACGTCTTGATGCGGTTTTTATAGAGAAGGTTGACGCCTTCGAGACCTAG
- the mutM gene encoding bifunctional DNA-formamidopyrimidine glycosylase/DNA-(apurinic or apyrimidinic site) lyase, translated as MPELPEVETTRRGIEPLVANKVVAQVLIYNGSLRWPVPRELISFLPGQRIGAVGRRSKYLLFAFSSGTLIVHLGMTGHLRVDSMQTEKRKHDHVEIIFTDGTALRYNDPRRFGSILWTLADPLQHIRLSALGPEPFDSKFNASYLHKLSRNRKVAVKPFLMDAHVVVGVGNIYASEALYRACIAPARPAGKVSKAAYERLIQAVTGILSEAIAAGGTTIKDFANSEGKPGYFTQELRVYGRSGQKCKACGSLVKQIILGQRSTFYCPSCQK; from the coding sequence ATGCCTGAACTTCCAGAAGTAGAAACCACCCGCCGCGGCATTGAGCCGCTGGTAGCCAATAAGGTCGTCGCGCAGGTTCTGATTTACAACGGTTCCTTGCGTTGGCCTGTTCCCCGGGAACTGATAAGCTTCTTGCCTGGCCAGAGAATTGGTGCTGTTGGCCGGCGTTCCAAGTACCTGCTGTTTGCCTTCTCGTCAGGCACCTTGATTGTGCACCTCGGCATGACCGGACATCTGCGGGTCGACTCCATGCAAACAGAAAAACGTAAGCATGATCATGTCGAAATCATTTTTACCGATGGCACTGCCTTGCGTTACAACGACCCACGGCGTTTTGGCTCCATCCTCTGGACCCTTGCCGATCCGTTGCAACATATTCGTTTGTCGGCCCTGGGTCCGGAACCGTTCGATAGTAAATTCAATGCGTCCTATCTCCATAAACTGTCACGTAACCGAAAAGTTGCGGTCAAGCCGTTTCTGATGGATGCTCATGTTGTGGTCGGCGTAGGAAATATCTACGCCAGTGAAGCGCTCTATCGCGCCTGCATTGCTCCCGCTCGACCTGCTGGTAAAGTCAGTAAGGCTGCCTACGAACGCTTGATTCAGGCCGTTACAGGCATTCTTTCTGAAGCCATTGCTGCAGGGGGCACCACGATCAAGGATTTCGCAAACAGCGAAGGTAAACCGGGATATTTTACGCAGGAACTACGAGTTTACGGGCGGTCAGGGCAGAAGTGCAAAGCTTGTGGTTCGCTCGTCAAACAGATCATACTCGGGCAGCGTTCAACTTTTTACTGCCCCAGTTGTCAAAAGTAA
- a CDS encoding VWA domain-containing protein translates to MIEFVCPWAFLLLPLPYLVHRLFPPALAAEEAALWVPSLQPFVDNRHQRSRRRWPWWLLIPMLFCWLLLVTATAQPQWLGEPLELPVSGRDLVMAVDLSGSMKTADFVLEEETVDRLTALKKVAVEFIRRRQGDRIGLILFADQAYVQTPLTFDRQTIEKLLLEAVLGLAGEKTAIGDAIGLAVKRLQEAKAKQRILILLTDGANTAGQVSPIKAAELAAREGLKIYTIGIGADEMTVGSFFFKRTVNPSADLDEKSLRKIAEQTGGRYFRARDTAELEQIYAMLDELEPVEKDQEIFRPVTALYYWPLGLALCGALLLGLIDQGRQRWGWR, encoded by the coding sequence ATGATCGAGTTTGTCTGCCCCTGGGCGTTCCTGCTGCTGCCTCTGCCTTACCTGGTCCATCGCCTCTTCCCCCCGGCGCTGGCCGCTGAAGAAGCCGCTCTCTGGGTTCCTTCTTTACAACCATTTGTCGACAACCGTCATCAACGCAGTCGGCGGCGCTGGCCATGGTGGCTGCTGATACCGATGCTCTTCTGCTGGTTGCTGCTTGTAACGGCAACAGCTCAGCCGCAATGGCTCGGTGAGCCCTTGGAGTTGCCGGTCAGCGGCCGCGACCTGGTGATGGCGGTCGATCTTTCCGGCAGCATGAAAACTGCCGACTTTGTCCTTGAAGAAGAGACCGTCGACCGCTTGACAGCACTCAAAAAAGTGGCCGTTGAGTTCATTCGCCGTCGTCAGGGAGACAGAATCGGCTTAATCCTGTTTGCTGACCAGGCCTATGTACAAACCCCTTTGACCTTCGACCGGCAAACCATAGAAAAGCTACTGCTCGAAGCTGTGTTAGGACTGGCTGGAGAAAAAACGGCCATCGGTGATGCCATTGGTCTAGCCGTCAAACGCCTGCAAGAGGCAAAAGCAAAACAAAGGATTTTGATCCTGCTCACCGACGGCGCAAATACCGCTGGCCAGGTCAGTCCCATCAAGGCAGCGGAGCTTGCCGCAAGAGAGGGCCTGAAAATCTACACCATCGGCATCGGCGCAGACGAGATGACGGTGGGGTCCTTCTTCTTCAAACGCACCGTCAACCCTTCTGCCGATCTCGATGAGAAGAGCTTGCGCAAAATCGCCGAGCAAACCGGCGGCCGTTATTTCCGTGCCCGTGACACTGCTGAGTTGGAACAGATTTACGCCATGCTCGACGAACTGGAACCTGTGGAGAAAGACCAGGAAATATTTCGCCCGGTCACTGCGCTCTATTACTGGCCGCTCGGCCTGGCGCTGTGCGGTGCGTTGTTGCTTGGGCTGATCGATCAGGGACGACAGCGTTGGGGGTGGCGATGA
- a CDS encoding VWA domain-containing protein produces MNQFHFLRPDWFWFLLPVALLLVWLWRQQLRSRNWQAVCDPQLLPYLLLGRSQRRRNWPLHLIMIALLLAIIALAGPTWERLPQPLFRQNSALVILFDLSASMNAADLKPNRLIRAQLKITDILRQRREGQTALVVFAGDAFIVTPLTDDSKTIEALLDSLEPGLMPVLGSRPDLAIKQGQRLLQQAGLAKGALLLVTDDDQTGKALGVAKRLQQSGYRLSVLGIGTEAGAPIPLKDGGFFKDSNGQVVLPRLNPAALRELAQAGGGIYQTIRVDNQDLKQLLAASLQSKLAIDQQRSEQLGDQWKEAGVLLLWPLLLLTACAFRRGWLTIFIFCTLLTQTAQAFDWQQLWQRSDQQGAQAFAEKDYANAAEQFQDPRWQASAQYRNGNYAEAAKLLEQAESADDWYNRGNALARSGQLAEAISAYDEALKLNPKDQDALANKHLVEDALEQQQQQSSSENNELSSQNDESASKNSESSPQNGDSSSEQSESGSDQKDKESDADSTQEDGAPSSPNQEQNPADSDNSETEESGQQQPKAQTAQQEQQKSEQASPEAAEEMDSQASTEEQRAAQQWLQRIPDDPGGLLRRKFLYQYRQRQERQTSDKPW; encoded by the coding sequence ATGAACCAGTTTCATTTTCTACGCCCGGACTGGTTCTGGTTTCTGTTACCAGTGGCCTTGCTGCTGGTCTGGCTTTGGCGACAACAATTGCGTAGCCGCAACTGGCAGGCGGTCTGCGATCCTCAGCTGCTCCCTTACCTGCTGCTCGGTCGTTCCCAAAGACGCCGCAACTGGCCGCTTCACCTGATCATGATCGCGCTGTTACTGGCAATCATCGCCTTGGCAGGGCCGACCTGGGAGCGCCTGCCGCAGCCACTTTTTCGCCAGAATTCAGCCTTGGTGATTCTGTTCGACCTTTCAGCGTCCATGAATGCTGCTGATCTCAAGCCGAATCGACTGATACGGGCTCAGTTGAAGATCACCGACATCCTTCGTCAGCGTCGGGAGGGGCAAACCGCCCTGGTGGTCTTTGCCGGTGACGCCTTCATCGTGACTCCATTGACCGATGACAGCAAGACGATCGAAGCGCTGCTCGACAGCCTGGAGCCAGGCCTGATGCCAGTCCTTGGAAGTCGCCCTGACCTGGCCATCAAGCAGGGACAACGCTTGTTGCAACAAGCCGGGCTGGCAAAAGGAGCTCTGCTGCTGGTCACTGACGACGATCAAACAGGCAAAGCACTGGGTGTGGCCAAGCGCCTGCAGCAGAGCGGATACCGTCTGTCAGTCCTCGGAATCGGTACAGAAGCGGGCGCGCCGATCCCTCTCAAGGACGGTGGTTTTTTCAAAGACAGCAACGGGCAGGTTGTTTTGCCGCGCCTCAACCCTGCAGCGCTGCGCGAACTTGCACAAGCCGGTGGCGGTATTTACCAGACCATCCGGGTCGACAATCAGGATTTAAAACAGTTGCTGGCGGCCTCTTTACAAAGCAAGCTAGCAATCGACCAGCAGCGGAGTGAACAGCTTGGCGACCAGTGGAAAGAAGCCGGTGTCTTGCTGCTCTGGCCGTTGCTGTTACTGACCGCATGCGCTTTCCGACGCGGCTGGTTGACAATTTTCATCTTCTGCACCTTGCTGACTCAAACGGCGCAAGCGTTTGACTGGCAACAGCTCTGGCAGCGCTCTGATCAGCAGGGCGCTCAGGCTTTTGCAGAAAAAGACTATGCAAACGCAGCAGAGCAGTTCCAAGACCCGCGCTGGCAGGCCAGCGCTCAGTACCGGAACGGCAACTACGCTGAAGCCGCCAAGTTGCTGGAGCAGGCAGAGAGCGCAGATGACTGGTACAATCGGGGCAACGCGCTAGCCAGGAGCGGACAGTTGGCCGAAGCAATCAGCGCCTACGATGAAGCCTTAAAGCTCAACCCTAAAGACCAGGATGCATTGGCTAACAAGCATCTGGTCGAAGACGCTCTTGAGCAACAGCAACAACAGTCTTCATCTGAAAACAACGAGCTTTCATCGCAGAACGATGAATCGGCATCAAAAAACAGCGAATCGTCACCGCAGAACGGTGACTCCTCCTCAGAACAGTCGGAGTCCGGTTCTGATCAGAAGGATAAAGAGTCCGATGCTGATTCAACTCAGGAGGACGGAGCGCCATCATCTCCGAATCAGGAACAGAATCCTGCAGACTCAGACAATTCAGAGACTGAAGAATCCGGACAACAACAGCCGAAAGCTCAAACGGCACAGCAGGAACAGCAGAAATCTGAACAAGCGTCCCCAGAAGCGGCCGAGGAGATGGATAGCCAAGCCTCTACGGAGGAGCAGCGAGCGGCCCAGCAGTGGCTGCAACGCATTCCAGATGATCCGGGTGGACTGCTGCGCCGAAAATTTCTCTACCAATACCGCCAACGACAAGAGCGACAAACGAGTGACAAGCCATGGTAA
- a CDS encoding BatD family protein → MRHIYSLLILLLLLVLSPALSLSAQLKAVPDRTRVGLDESFNMELRADGSLDGDPDLSVLDQNFELLGRSQSSQMQIINGDFSRSTVWSLTLMARSAGSKEIPALCVGSDCSKPIKIEVLPAGKSNTLAGANDLLLEVATEPNKVWVQSQVLYKVKLLTRLNFLQASLSEPEPVGIEAVVQKLGEDRNYETERDGLLYRVFERDYLIFPQQSGQLKIPPARFTAQVADGGRRSLDPFNQRTRQIRRSSEEINIEVLPAAEAEGRSWLPARELQLEDDWQNPPRLTVGEPATRTITLSAMGVPAAQLPALKIDVPDGFRSYPDQPKREDQLKENGVLGILQEKLALVPTRPGTLRLPEIKIDWWDLDDERWHQGRLPALDVEVLPATNQPAVTATPPAVPQQEPLPQEDKPQVEVPTLPTSEEHGFWPWLSMALGGGWFLTLLFIVKGKLVKRNQENKQEQQEDRPDLKTARKRLDQALASGNPALIRSAMLDWGTALFPKQRPGNLEELAALCGEPLKQKLELFSRSLYSRESNDWDSHGLSAAVQEVQQKATKAENHKKLPPLYPH, encoded by the coding sequence ATGCGACACATATATTCTCTCCTGATCCTGTTACTTTTACTGGTACTGAGCCCGGCGTTAAGTCTTTCCGCCCAGCTTAAGGCTGTTCCTGACCGGACCCGGGTTGGGCTGGATGAAAGTTTCAACATGGAGCTGCGCGCAGACGGCAGCCTTGACGGCGATCCGGATTTAAGCGTACTGGATCAGAATTTCGAGCTACTGGGCCGCTCCCAGTCTTCGCAGATGCAAATTATCAACGGAGACTTCAGCCGCTCAACGGTCTGGAGCCTTACCCTAATGGCACGCAGCGCCGGCAGCAAAGAGATCCCGGCCCTCTGCGTTGGCAGCGATTGCAGCAAACCGATCAAAATTGAGGTCCTGCCAGCCGGAAAGAGCAACACCCTGGCCGGTGCGAATGATCTGCTTCTCGAAGTTGCCACCGAGCCAAACAAGGTATGGGTGCAATCACAGGTTCTCTATAAGGTCAAGCTGCTAACCCGTCTCAATTTCCTGCAGGCCAGCCTCAGTGAACCGGAGCCAGTCGGCATCGAAGCGGTGGTACAGAAGCTCGGCGAGGATCGCAACTATGAAACCGAGCGCGATGGCTTACTTTACCGAGTTTTCGAACGCGATTATCTTATTTTCCCGCAACAAAGTGGCCAGCTAAAAATTCCGCCGGCACGCTTTACTGCACAGGTCGCAGATGGTGGCCGACGCAGCCTTGACCCTTTTAACCAGAGAACCAGGCAGATCCGTAGGAGCTCTGAAGAAATCAACATTGAGGTGCTGCCGGCGGCAGAAGCCGAAGGACGCAGTTGGCTGCCGGCTAGAGAACTGCAACTGGAAGACGATTGGCAAAATCCTCCGCGGCTAACCGTTGGTGAACCGGCAACCAGAACGATTACCTTGAGCGCCATGGGCGTGCCCGCGGCACAACTGCCTGCTCTGAAAATTGACGTTCCTGACGGCTTTAGAAGCTATCCTGACCAGCCAAAACGAGAGGACCAGTTAAAAGAGAACGGTGTGCTCGGCATCCTGCAGGAGAAGCTGGCCCTCGTGCCGACCCGTCCAGGCACACTCCGCCTGCCTGAGATCAAGATCGACTGGTGGGACCTGGACGATGAGCGCTGGCATCAAGGGCGGTTACCGGCGCTGGACGTTGAGGTCCTGCCGGCAACAAACCAACCTGCTGTCACCGCCACTCCGCCTGCGGTTCCACAACAAGAGCCTTTGCCGCAAGAAGACAAACCACAGGTGGAGGTTCCCACCTTACCAACGTCCGAAGAACACGGGTTTTGGCCCTGGCTGAGTATGGCGCTCGGTGGCGGTTGGTTTTTGACGCTGCTGTTTATCGTCAAGGGGAAACTGGTGAAGCGCAATCAGGAGAACAAACAGGAGCAGCAAGAAGATAGACCGGACCTCAAGACAGCACGAAAGAGATTAGATCAAGCCCTTGCCTCGGGCAACCCGGCGCTCATTCGCAGTGCAATGCTCGATTGGGGGACTGCCCTCTTCCCGAAGCAGCGGCCCGGCAATCTGGAAGAGCTGGCGGCTCTCTGCGGCGAACCACTCAAGCAGAAACTGGAACTGTTCAGCAGAAGTCTTTACAGCCGCGAGAGCAACGATTGGGATAGCCATGGGCTGAGCGCAGCAGTGCAAGAGGTACAACAAAAGGCGACGAAAGCTGAGAACCACAAAAAGCTGCCACCACTGTATCCGCATTAG
- a CDS encoding DUF4381 domain-containing protein — protein MPSVPFSPDTLPLRDIHLPPAISWWPPAPGWWLLLLVLLLLIAALYALFQRRQRKQLQRLALFELEELQRQHSKFENPLQLLEGLSRLLRQAAILHFPQNHCAGLVGEDWLRFLDQQLEDRLFSQGPGRLLAEGPYLPRIEQMDTEALLVLCRRWLQQLPPAPKPQGRRR, from the coding sequence ATGCCATCAGTGCCCTTCTCCCCTGACACTCTGCCTTTACGCGATATTCACCTGCCACCGGCGATCTCATGGTGGCCCCCGGCTCCCGGATGGTGGCTGCTGTTGCTCGTACTGCTCCTGTTGATTGCCGCACTCTACGCCCTATTCCAACGACGACAGCGCAAACAGTTACAGCGTCTAGCGCTCTTTGAATTGGAAGAACTTCAACGCCAACACAGTAAGTTTGAGAACCCGCTGCAGCTGCTTGAGGGGTTGTCCCGTCTGCTTCGCCAAGCAGCAATCCTGCACTTCCCGCAGAACCACTGTGCAGGCCTGGTCGGTGAAGACTGGCTCCGTTTTCTTGATCAGCAGCTTGAGGACCGACTTTTCTCTCAAGGGCCAGGTCGACTCTTGGCCGAAGGCCCTTACCTGCCGCGGATCGAGCAGATGGACACTGAAGCACTGTTGGTCCTCTGTCGCAGATGGCTGCAACAGCTGCCACCGGCACCGAAACCGCAGGGGAGACGAAGATGA
- a CDS encoding MFS transporter, protein MVKSEQRPMLRFLIVQTTASVVGLQCWMILFNNFAVEIAGLDGFQVGVIGSVREIPGFLALLAVFVMLVIREHRLSALSVIFLGVGTALTGFFPSFTGLIITTLIMSFGFHYYETTNQSLTLQYFDNATSPLIFGRLRSLAAATSILVGLLLFLMGLAFSYKVMFLLVGSLVAVAGIWGLLQDPTHRNLVPQHRKMILRRRYSLYYFLTFMAGARRQIFMAFSVYLLVKVFECTVTEITLLFVANNAVNFFLSPLIGRAIVRFGERRVLSVEYGGLIAIFLIYAFIDIKGVIVAMYILDHILFNFSIAIRTYFQKVADPQDIAPSMAVGFTINHIAAVVMPVIGGALWMVDYRIPFVVGAIFSMVSLLAVQRIPNAQRVTSD, encoded by the coding sequence ATGGTAAAAAGCGAACAGCGCCCCATGCTGCGTTTCCTGATCGTACAGACAACAGCCTCGGTCGTCGGCCTGCAGTGTTGGATGATCCTGTTCAACAACTTCGCCGTGGAAATTGCCGGCCTCGACGGTTTTCAGGTCGGAGTCATCGGTTCGGTGCGTGAAATTCCAGGTTTCCTGGCCCTGCTCGCTGTTTTCGTCATGCTGGTGATCCGTGAGCATCGCCTTTCAGCCCTCTCCGTTATTTTTCTCGGCGTCGGCACAGCTTTGACAGGGTTCTTCCCCAGCTTCACCGGGTTGATCATCACCACACTGATCATGAGCTTCGGCTTTCACTATTACGAAACAACCAACCAATCGCTGACGCTGCAGTATTTTGACAATGCCACATCACCTCTGATCTTCGGCAGGCTACGCAGCCTTGCCGCAGCGACCAGCATCCTTGTCGGTTTACTTCTGTTCCTGATGGGTCTCGCATTCAGTTACAAGGTCATGTTCTTGTTGGTGGGGAGTTTGGTCGCTGTTGCGGGGATATGGGGGTTGTTGCAGGATCCGACTCACCGGAACCTGGTGCCGCAGCATCGCAAGATGATCCTCCGGCGAAGATACTCTCTCTACTACTTTCTCACCTTTATGGCCGGCGCCAGGCGTCAGATCTTCATGGCCTTCTCGGTTTACCTGCTGGTGAAGGTTTTCGAGTGTACGGTCACCGAGATCACCCTGCTGTTCGTTGCCAACAACGCGGTCAACTTCTTTTTAAGCCCGCTTATCGGTCGCGCCATTGTCCGTTTCGGAGAACGTCGAGTGCTGTCGGTTGAGTATGGCGGTCTGATCGCCATCTTCCTGATTTATGCATTTATTGATATCAAGGGGGTGATTGTGGCGATGTACATCCTCGATCATATCCTGTTCAACTTCTCAATCGCGATCCGCACCTACTTCCAGAAGGTCGCAGACCCACAGGATATAGCGCCAAGCATGGCGGTGGGCTTCACCATCAACCACATCGCGGCCGTGGTCATGCCGGTTATCGGTGGCGCCCTATGGATGGTTGATTACCGCATACCTTTTGTCGTCGGGGCCATTTTCAGTATGGTTTCCCTGTTGGCCGTGCAGCGTATTCCCAACGCTCAAAGAGTTACCAGTGACTAG
- a CDS encoding pseudouridine synthase, with protein MGIAKHPSRLSLPFIDKPYPAILEFLMQRFPKVGMAVWEERILNGKVLDDAGAPITLETPYVPQKRLFYYREVAEEPLIPLQEKILFQNDELLVACKPPFLPVTPSGPYVNECLLNRLRRKTGNSSLVPLHRIDRETSGLVLFSMNKETRGLYGGLFLSRTIEKTYEALSEVSFSTERKDWTVENRLVDDDIWFRSKVVPGVVNARSRIKRVSYRDNKAHFLLYPITGKKHQLRVHMSGLGFRIMHDRYYPELLDKQEDDLSNPLQLIARRVKFTDPVSGEIMEFESDRQLLL; from the coding sequence ATGGGGATTGCCAAACACCCATCACGCCTCAGCTTGCCCTTTATTGACAAGCCCTACCCTGCGATCCTGGAGTTCCTGATGCAAAGGTTCCCCAAGGTCGGCATGGCTGTGTGGGAAGAACGCATCCTCAACGGCAAAGTCCTTGACGATGCCGGAGCACCGATCACTTTAGAAACACCTTATGTCCCTCAGAAGAGACTGTTTTATTACCGGGAGGTCGCAGAGGAGCCACTGATTCCTTTACAGGAGAAGATCCTCTTTCAAAATGATGAGCTCCTGGTTGCCTGTAAACCGCCTTTTCTGCCCGTTACGCCATCAGGCCCTTATGTCAACGAATGCCTGCTCAATCGCTTGCGCCGCAAAACGGGCAACAGCAGCCTGGTCCCCTTGCACAGGATCGACCGTGAGACCTCGGGCCTGGTGCTGTTTTCCATGAACAAGGAAACACGTGGGCTCTACGGAGGACTTTTTCTGTCCAGAACAATTGAAAAGACTTATGAAGCGCTTTCCGAAGTATCTTTTTCCACGGAGAGGAAGGACTGGACTGTTGAGAACAGGCTGGTTGACGATGACATCTGGTTCCGCAGCAAGGTTGTTCCAGGCGTTGTGAACGCCAGGTCCAGAATCAAACGGGTGTCATACCGCGACAACAAAGCACATTTTCTACTCTACCCGATCACAGGCAAGAAACATCAGTTAAGGGTCCATATGAGCGGGCTGGGATTCCGTATCATGCACGACCGCTATTACCCCGAGCTGCTGGACAAACAGGAAGACGATCTGAGCAACCCTTTACAATTGATCGCCCGTCGGGTCAAGTTTACAGATCCCGTTTCCGGGGAAATCATGGAGTTTGAATCCGATCGTCAATTGCTCTTATAG
- a CDS encoding WbuC family cupin fold metalloprotein: MKIISHKVLDQLSLEASGSERLRKNLNLHDDYADPCQRLFIAMEPGTYIRPHRHTDPPKPECFMAIRGKLAMVVFDDDGEVKQVISFGDGCDTLAIDLPAGEWHSIVVLEPGSIFFETKPGPYVAMSDKDFAPWAPKENSPEVGDYLSALAKVVEGNY; this comes from the coding sequence GTGAAAATCATCAGCCATAAGGTTCTCGATCAATTAAGTCTCGAAGCGTCGGGATCAGAGCGCCTGCGCAAGAACCTCAATCTGCATGATGACTATGCCGATCCTTGTCAACGGCTTTTCATTGCCATGGAACCCGGCACCTACATCCGCCCGCATCGTCACACCGATCCACCGAAACCCGAATGCTTCATGGCTATACGCGGCAAGCTGGCAATGGTTGTTTTTGATGACGACGGCGAGGTCAAACAGGTTATCTCTTTCGGCGATGGCTGCGACACCCTGGCGATCGATCTGCCGGCCGGGGAGTGGCATTCGATCGTAGTCCTTGAACCGGGCAGCATCTTCTTCGAAACCAAGCCCGGCCCCTATGTCGCTATGTCAGATAAGGACTTCGCTCCCTGGGCGCCCAAAGAAAATTCTCCAGAGGTTGGCGATTATCTTTCTGCCTTGGCCAAGGTTGTCGAAGGAAATTATTGA
- a CDS encoding YchJ family metal-binding protein, with protein sequence MFENNLSTYSPSDLIIARSEAFARGDFGFIFDTYHSESNFRRQFPDRDDYLEFGKASLGADYEITRCQVLQEQESADEGQVIFLMEMKVQGAVQQFVELAWLHREEMSWRYHRGQKVTQDEFPEDPHSISFSDFAKRDPSTIF encoded by the coding sequence ATGTTTGAAAACAACCTTTCTACATACTCACCCTCAGACCTTATCATCGCCCGCAGCGAAGCCTTCGCGCGTGGTGATTTCGGTTTTATCTTCGACACCTACCATTCTGAATCAAACTTTCGTCGTCAGTTTCCTGATCGTGATGATTATCTCGAATTCGGTAAGGCTAGCCTGGGGGCGGATTATGAGATAACCCGTTGTCAGGTTTTGCAAGAACAGGAGAGTGCAGACGAGGGCCAGGTTATCTTTCTCATGGAGATGAAAGTGCAGGGGGCCGTGCAGCAATTTGTTGAACTTGCCTGGCTGCATCGTGAAGAGATGTCCTGGCGTTATCATCGCGGACAAAAGGTGACCCAAGATGAATTTCCCGAAGATCCGCATTCAATAAGCTTCTCCGACTTCGCCAAGCGTGATCCATCAACGATTTTCTAA